In the genome of Deinococcus aetherius, the window CCCGCCCTTCGCCGAACCTCCGGCGGAGTTGGAGGGCACGTCGGAGGGGTTGCTGCAAGCCCCCAGAAGCAGGGCGGTAGCCAGCGGCAGGGCCAGGAGACGCAGACGAGGCATGGGACAATGACCTCCCGGAGGGGAACAGAACGTCCGGGTCCGGTCTCACCATTCGCTCTTCCGCTCCCGTTGGTGACCGACGGTAGGAGCGGCCTCGTTGCTACCCGATGCCTCACTCTAAACTAACTGGCACCTCATGTAAATACTTCACAAACTCGGTTCCACCGGGGGAAGTGGGGGCATAACGACCTAACGGTCCCCAACCACCCTTCATCGGCCCTTTACTCACCACGGGCCATCTCCTCCAGGTGCGGCAGCATCCGGTCGACGACGCGCTCCCAGGTGAACTGCTGCCGCACCCGGTCGTAGGCCTGGCGCCCCAGCTCCTCGGCCAACCCGGGACCTTGCAGCAGCCGCAGCATGGCCGCCGCCAGCGCCGGGGGGGAGCCCTGGTCCACCAGCAGGCCGGTCTGGCCCTGTTGCACGATCTCGGAGGCGGGGCCGACGTTCAGCGCGACGCAGGGCAGGCCGTGGCCCATCGCCTCGCAGAAGACGTGGCCCCAGGGCTCGAAGGACGGCATCACGAAGAGGCGGGCCCGGGCGTAGAGGTCGGCGAGCACCGCCCGGTCGCGCACCCGCCCGATCCAGCGCACGCCCGGCTGGGGCGGGGTCTTGGGCAGGCGGGGGCCCACGATCCAGAGTTCCGCCTCGGGAAGCTGGGCGCGGACTTCCTGGAAGGCCCGCAGAACGTCCAGGCCCCCCTTGCGCTCGAAGTCGATGCCGACAAAGAGGGCGACCGGCTCGTCGTAGCGTTTGTGCTCCAGGGACGAGGCCATCAGGTTGGTGCCCGCCCCGACGCGGACGACCCGCGCAGGATCGCAGCCGTAGTCCTCGATCAGCGAGCGGGCGGTGAAGTCGCTCCAGGGAAACAGCCGGGCCGCGCCCCGGTACACGTCCCGCTCCAG includes:
- a CDS encoding glycosyltransferase family 4 protein; amino-acid sequence: MLKESVPGAPEAGRTPARELRLVGLDLEFITDYKREFSRNAALYRALDERVQVVGRTSPTLAPAADLVNKLRQFRPNITDWRRNMHFNPHLFRQRTAVAQRYLDSKRGEYDVILQTYLQFAPGSAPKPYAVYLDATFEMSRRYYPVDHPLSRGAMAEWLRLERDVYRGAARLFPWSDFTARSLIEDYGCDPARVVRVGAGTNLMASSLEHKRYDEPVALFVGIDFERKGGLDVLRAFQEVRAQLPEAELWIVGPRLPKTPPQPGVRWIGRVRDRAVLADLYARARLFVMPSFEPWGHVFCEAMGHGLPCVALNVGPASEIVQQGQTGLLVDQGSPPALAAAMLRLLQGPGLAEELGRQAYDRVRQQFTWERVVDRMLPHLEEMARGE